One Halostella limicola genomic window carries:
- a CDS encoding amino acid permease yields MSDEELAKDLGLVSAMTIGIGTMIGAGIFVLPGVAANAAGPIVVVSFVVGGLIAMVNALSVSELGTAMPKAGGGYYYINKSLGPMFGSIAGMGDWMGLAFASAFYCIGFGQYLAVFVSLPEVAFLNPIQIGALIAGAIFVGVNYIGAKETGGVQTVIVFILLSILTAFAVAGFASFDYATLSDEGGLAPYGSGAILPATALVFVSFLGYAKIATVAEELKNPGRNLPIAIIGSVGIVTVIYAILVTTMLGVIPWPELSLDAPVAQAAQVSFPSSIGPVKGVAAAAAAVMTVGALLATASSANASILASARINFAMGRDKIVTNWLNEIHPSYATPYRSILVTGGLIIVFIAFLGRDIEVLAKAASVLHLIVYALMNVGLIVFREADVPEYDPDFEVPLYPITPILGALLSLGLVAFMDAVEIALSGGFVIAAVVWYFVYARSKTPQQGVLSNYIRGREEELPDSVVEAANVVAPVGNEGPTIMVALANPRTESALITLAGALAQHKGGRVLATHIVTVPDQTSLETAAENRARIDASSEDLLSAAKSDAEAFDVPIETKTILSHRGLEEVFDAARTTDADTVVMGYSGTQFAGGRAEGTLDELTHDLPCDFLVLDGQELDYSDVLVPTAGGLSSDLSAEVAHALQDTVGSDVSLLHVVNDGEKEAGRDFLRDWAASHELSDAEIHVETGVVETVIGRMGSEYSLVIIGATERGLLSRIVRGSLVIDTIETLDTPVLLTERPSERSLWERLFSRN; encoded by the coding sequence ATGAGCGACGAAGAATTGGCCAAAGACCTCGGTCTCGTGTCGGCCATGACCATCGGTATCGGGACGATGATTGGAGCCGGCATTTTCGTCCTGCCTGGAGTCGCCGCGAACGCGGCGGGACCGATCGTCGTCGTCTCGTTCGTCGTCGGTGGACTGATCGCGATGGTGAACGCGTTGTCGGTCTCCGAACTCGGGACGGCGATGCCGAAGGCTGGCGGTGGTTACTACTACATCAACAAGTCACTTGGCCCGATGTTCGGTTCCATCGCTGGGATGGGCGATTGGATGGGATTGGCGTTCGCCTCCGCGTTCTACTGTATCGGATTCGGACAATATCTGGCTGTCTTCGTCTCGTTACCCGAAGTCGCTTTTCTCAACCCCATCCAGATCGGCGCACTCATCGCGGGCGCGATCTTCGTCGGAGTCAACTACATCGGAGCGAAGGAGACCGGCGGCGTCCAGACAGTCATCGTGTTCATACTCCTCTCGATTTTGACCGCGTTCGCCGTGGCGGGCTTTGCGTCGTTCGACTACGCAACACTCTCCGATGAAGGCGGCCTCGCGCCGTACGGATCCGGGGCAATTCTCCCGGCAACAGCACTCGTGTTCGTCTCCTTCCTCGGATACGCCAAAATCGCAACTGTCGCCGAGGAACTGAAGAACCCAGGACGGAACCTCCCTATCGCCATCATCGGGAGTGTCGGCATCGTCACCGTCATCTACGCGATTCTCGTGACGACCATGCTCGGAGTGATTCCCTGGCCCGAGCTCAGCCTTGATGCGCCAGTAGCACAGGCGGCACAAGTTTCGTTCCCCTCGTCTATCGGTCCTGTTAAGGGGGTCGCCGCCGCCGCTGCGGCGGTGATGACCGTCGGTGCGCTTCTAGCGACGGCTTCCTCGGCGAACGCGTCGATCCTTGCCTCCGCACGGATCAACTTCGCGATGGGTCGTGACAAGATCGTTACCAACTGGCTCAATGAGATTCACCCAAGTTACGCGACCCCCTATCGGTCGATTCTCGTGACCGGTGGACTCATCATCGTGTTCATCGCGTTCTTGGGGCGTGACATCGAGGTGCTTGCGAAAGCGGCCAGTGTGCTTCACCTCATCGTGTACGCACTCATGAACGTGGGGCTGATCGTCTTCCGGGAGGCCGACGTGCCCGAGTACGACCCGGATTTCGAAGTTCCGCTGTATCCCATCACTCCGATACTCGGCGCACTACTGTCACTCGGACTCGTCGCCTTCATGGACGCAGTAGAGATTGCCCTCTCGGGGGGATTCGTTATCGCTGCGGTGGTGTGGTACTTCGTCTACGCACGGAGCAAAACCCCACAACAGGGTGTGCTTTCGAACTATATCCGAGGTCGCGAGGAAGAACTACCGGATTCGGTCGTTGAGGCTGCAAATGTGGTCGCGCCGGTCGGGAACGAGGGGCCGACTATCATGGTGGCGCTGGCGAACCCGCGAACCGAAAGTGCTCTCATCACCCTTGCCGGTGCACTCGCACAACACAAAGGCGGACGCGTACTTGCTACCCACATCGTCACAGTACCGGATCAAACATCGCTCGAGACTGCTGCCGAGAATAGAGCCCGGATCGATGCCTCCTCGGAAGACCTTCTCAGCGCTGCGAAATCGGACGCAGAGGCATTCGACGTCCCCATTGAGACCAAGACGATTCTCTCACACCGTGGGCTTGAAGAAGTGTTCGACGCAGCACGAACGACCGATGCTGACACGGTCGTGATGGGATACAGTGGGACGCAGTTCGCAGGTGGGCGTGCTGAAGGTACCCTAGACGAACTGACCCACGACTTGCCGTGTGACTTCCTCGTGCTCGACGGTCAGGAACTCGATTACTCCGATGTACTCGTTCCGACTGCTGGCGGACTCTCGTCCGATCTCTCCGCTGAGGTTGCTCATGCGTTGCAGGACACCGTCGGTAGTGACGTGTCACTGCTTCACGTCGTCAATGACGGTGAAAAAGAAGCTGGTCGCGACTTCCTGCGCGATTGGGCGGCCAGTCATGAGTTGTCCGACGCGGAGATACATGTTGAAACAGGGGTCGTTGAGACGGTTATCGGGCGCATGGGAAGCGAGTACAGTTTGGTAATAATTGGGGCGACGGAGCGAGGATTGCTATCGCGCATCGTTCGCGGTTCACTCGTGATCGACACTATCGAGACGCTAGATACACCAGTACTGCTGACTGAACGGCCATCGGAACGTTCCCTTTGGGAGCGGCTATTTAGCCGTAACTGA
- a CDS encoding universal stress protein: MNSPCDAGDRDLLAHVLLPVAHEKDALATATELEPYQPEHVTALHVVEKGEGVPDKTPIEQSEQVAEESFDAVRRVFPDADDHTAYGRDIVAEIFEAADEVGASAIAYRSRGGNRIMQFLTGDLSLKLVTKADCPVIALPRVDSDE, translated from the coding sequence ATGAACTCTCCCTGTGACGCTGGCGACCGAGACCTACTCGCTCACGTTCTTCTGCCGGTTGCCCACGAGAAAGACGCTCTCGCCACAGCGACTGAACTCGAGCCGTATCAACCCGAGCATGTGACCGCTCTCCACGTGGTTGAGAAAGGTGAAGGCGTTCCAGACAAAACGCCGATCGAGCAATCAGAACAGGTGGCGGAAGAATCGTTCGACGCCGTCCGGAGAGTGTTCCCCGACGCTGACGACCACACTGCATATGGCCGAGATATCGTTGCCGAGATTTTCGAAGCCGCTGACGAAGTTGGCGCAAGCGCCATCGCATACCGCTCCCGTGGCGGAAATCGTATCATGCAGTTCCTCACCGGCGATCTCTCTCTGAAACTGGTCACAAAGGCGGACTGTCCTGTAATCGCTCTCCCGCGTGTGGACTCCGACGAATGA
- a CDS encoding phosphatase PAP2 family protein: MLAEDRGIGVTEVLHASATDPVLVLFALLTQLGDVWFLFLLGGVLYVAGDEFPRWGIDRRRGLFVLGLLLTYVALIGVLKEFFLLPRPPGASDPPVVQWIPSVLQGVFTSITTGEGPGFPSGHALGSTMVWGGFALVVVEDELSRVWLGLAGVVVGIVSVSRLVLGVHYLVDIVAGAGLGLVVLGVLYVIADCGTAPGQVLLVAVGIGVLGLPQGVSFESVAALGSAVGAWLVWHGIADSTPAHPSNRREVGAGFAILGLAGGFFALLYALKPPLIVTFCGSMITVGGAVIAPLAGEKLLDR, encoded by the coding sequence ATGCTCGCGGAAGACCGCGGTATTGGCGTCACCGAGGTGCTTCATGCGTCGGCGACGGACCCAGTTCTCGTACTCTTTGCACTGCTTACGCAACTCGGCGACGTTTGGTTCCTCTTTCTGCTAGGTGGCGTGCTCTACGTCGCTGGCGACGAGTTTCCGCGGTGGGGGATCGATCGACGGCGTGGCCTGTTCGTCCTTGGACTCCTGCTCACGTATGTCGCCCTCATTGGGGTACTCAAGGAGTTTTTCTTGCTCCCCCGTCCACCAGGAGCGAGTGATCCACCCGTCGTTCAATGGATTCCGTCTGTCCTTCAGGGGGTGTTCACTAGTATCACGACGGGAGAGGGGCCAGGGTTTCCGAGTGGTCATGCCCTCGGGAGTACGATGGTGTGGGGTGGATTTGCGCTCGTCGTTGTGGAGGACGAACTGTCGCGCGTGTGGCTCGGACTCGCGGGCGTTGTCGTCGGTATTGTCTCGGTCTCGCGGCTCGTCCTGGGGGTCCACTACCTCGTAGATATCGTGGCTGGAGCCGGTCTTGGGCTGGTGGTACTGGGGGTGCTGTACGTGATCGCCGACTGTGGCACCGCTCCCGGTCAGGTGCTCCTCGTTGCTGTGGGGATCGGGGTGTTGGGGTTGCCACAAGGGGTCTCCTTCGAAAGCGTGGCCGCGCTCGGAAGCGCCGTTGGCGCATGGCTCGTTTGGCATGGCATTGCCGATTCAACGCCAGCCCATCCATCGAACCGCCGAGAGGTCGGTGCTGGATTCGCCATCCTTGGACTCGCGGGCGGTTTCTTTGCACTCCTGTATGCTCTCAAGCCACCACTGATAGTCACGTTTTGTGGCTCCATGATAACCGTCGGTGGTGCTGTTATCGCCCCACTGGCCGGTGAGAAACTCCTCGACCGGTGA
- a CDS encoding FAD-binding oxidoreductase: MSATSLETATVEAFDEQLRGAVLEPGDEGYDEARTVWNAMVDRKPALIARCSGTADVMAAVDLARDLDLLLSVKGGGHNVAGTAVCDDGLMIDLSPMNSVRIDPETQTARVGGGATWGDFDHEAQRFGLATTGGIMSETGVAGLTLGGGLGWLDRTYGLAHDNLRSVDLVTAQGELVHASEDENPDLFWGVRGGGGNFGVVTSFEFELHEVGPEVLAGPIVYRYEDAAEVLRFHRDFMSDAPDEVQCMAIFVKGSPTLGLPEPLLGETVLILLPVYSGSIEEGKEALQPVRDFGDPIVDLVAPMPYTELQQLLDDQHSSGYRWYWKSRHFREITDGAIETIVEYCHSDAPFFAVFNEWMEGAISRVGADETAFPHRDKTSLLTAEMRWTDPERDDEHVSWARDFHEAMAEYGVADVYVNFMDRDEEERIPNAYAEKYERLRELKSEWDPENLFRMNQNIEPAD, encoded by the coding sequence ATGTCAGCAACCAGCCTTGAGACGGCAACCGTTGAGGCCTTCGATGAACAGCTACGGGGAGCGGTTCTCGAACCAGGGGACGAGGGCTACGATGAGGCTCGAACGGTCTGGAACGCAATGGTCGATAGGAAACCTGCGCTCATCGCGCGGTGTTCGGGTACAGCTGACGTCATGGCTGCGGTTGACCTCGCCCGGGACCTGGACCTGCTGCTTTCCGTCAAGGGGGGCGGTCACAACGTCGCCGGAACGGCAGTGTGCGACGACGGTCTGATGATCGACCTCTCGCCGATGAACAGTGTCCGTATCGACCCGGAGACACAGACCGCCCGCGTCGGTGGGGGCGCTACGTGGGGTGACTTCGACCACGAAGCCCAGCGGTTTGGACTCGCCACCACGGGCGGAATCATGTCCGAAACGGGCGTGGCCGGACTCACCCTCGGGGGTGGTCTCGGCTGGCTCGATCGAACGTACGGTCTCGCCCACGACAATCTACGGTCGGTTGACCTTGTAACCGCTCAAGGCGAACTCGTGCACGCAAGTGAGGACGAGAATCCAGACCTGTTCTGGGGCGTCCGTGGCGGTGGCGGGAATTTTGGCGTCGTCACGTCCTTCGAGTTCGAGCTCCACGAGGTCGGTCCCGAGGTGTTGGCCGGGCCGATCGTCTATCGATACGAGGACGCCGCGGAGGTCCTCCGGTTCCATCGTGATTTCATGTCCGATGCACCGGATGAGGTTCAGTGTATGGCGATTTTCGTAAAGGGCTCACCGACGCTGGGGCTTCCTGAACCGCTTCTCGGCGAAACCGTCCTCATTCTGCTGCCCGTCTATTCGGGCTCGATTGAGGAAGGCAAGGAGGCGCTCCAACCGGTTCGGGACTTCGGCGATCCGATCGTGGATCTCGTTGCACCGATGCCGTACACGGAGTTACAACAGCTACTTGACGACCAACATTCCAGTGGCTACCGCTGGTACTGGAAGTCGCGCCACTTCCGGGAGATCACCGATGGTGCTATCGAGACCATAGTGGAGTATTGCCATTCAGACGCGCCGTTCTTCGCCGTGTTCAACGAATGGATGGAGGGGGCGATCAGTCGGGTCGGTGCTGACGAGACTGCCTTCCCCCACCGCGATAAGACGAGCTTGTTGACTGCGGAAATGCGGTGGACGGACCCCGAGCGGGACGATGAACACGTCTCCTGGGCCCGGGATTTCCACGAGGCTATGGCCGAGTATGGGGTAGCTGACGTGTACGTGAACTTCATGGACCGCGATGAAGAGGAGCGAATCCCGAATGCATATGCCGAGAAGTATGAGCGGCTTCGGGAGCTCAAATCCGAGTGGGATCCGGAGAATCTATTCCGGATGAATCAGAACATCGAACCGGCTGACTGA
- a CDS encoding helix-turn-helix transcriptional regulator has protein sequence MISGSEDVPEEALSDVAFLARSVNRIRVLGTLSREAYPPRELTERTETSRSTLRRILSELEDRGWAKRNSDGDYGATVTGKLVVEELAPFVRTMETIRRLDDVVTWLPLEEIPLEHFSDATLIGQSPNNPLAPASFLTERLQGASEFQCLVRLAPPVAFEIRMRDAVVDGRLTTEHVITRGELDTLRDHPERLPRWREYINAGANVYVYDGDIPCNVFVFDETVVLGKRGHPFVKSEREAVRNWAIEKIESYREGADRLHPDTFVANSTVAQEER, from the coding sequence ATGATCTCCGGATCCGAGGACGTGCCCGAGGAGGCCCTGAGTGATGTCGCCTTCCTGGCTCGATCCGTCAACCGAATCCGTGTTCTCGGAACGCTATCTCGGGAAGCGTATCCCCCACGTGAACTAACTGAACGGACGGAGACGTCCCGATCGACTCTACGGCGGATCCTCTCCGAATTGGAAGACCGTGGCTGGGCCAAGCGGAATTCCGATGGAGACTACGGAGCTACAGTGACTGGAAAACTCGTCGTCGAGGAACTGGCACCGTTCGTTCGAACGATGGAGACGATCCGGCGACTCGATGACGTCGTCACATGGCTACCGCTGGAGGAGATACCATTGGAACACTTCAGTGATGCCACTCTCATTGGGCAGTCACCGAACAACCCACTTGCGCCAGCATCGTTCCTGACCGAACGACTCCAGGGGGCATCCGAGTTCCAATGCCTCGTCCGTCTCGCACCTCCGGTCGCGTTCGAGATCCGGATGCGGGATGCCGTCGTTGACGGTCGCCTGACCACGGAACACGTGATAACCAGGGGCGAACTTGATACGCTACGTGACCATCCAGAGCGACTCCCCAGATGGCGAGAGTATATCAATGCAGGCGCCAACGTCTACGTCTACGACGGAGACATTCCGTGTAATGTGTTCGTGTTCGACGAAACGGTCGTCCTCGGCAAAAGAGGACACCCATTTGTGAAAAGCGAACGTGAGGCAGTGAGAAACTGGGCCATCGAAAAGATAGAATCGTATCGGGAGGGGGCCGACCGACTCCATCCGGACACCTTCGTGGCGAACTCCACCGTTGCTCAGGAAGAACGATAG
- a CDS encoding multicopper oxidase family protein — translation MTGEKTSKRRTLLQSLGSLGVASLAGCVSDSLLGNDENGDRGRRGATDGEVTPRPIPSGPADENVRLTAKQGAVQPGGDSGTETWLYDEKFPGPELRIPEGNVLQADVTNQLPEGTTVHWHGIPVPNPMDGVPDVTQDPISNDQTDTYKYRAEPAGTYFYHSHVGLQFDRALVGPLIIEEESPHVEYDREYTVFLDDYLDEAPRLPSSLPGGGPGGDGGGPGGGGGGPGDGGGPGGGGGGGGPGGMGGRDGRGGMGDHRPPYEGMLMNGQLPSDAPTFELTEGERVRFRFVNGSGATTFRVRLAGHRFSVTHADGRPVEPVAVDAFDLGTGERYDAVVEADSPGSWELRADPVDGDETSALGVVQYGESQSGSPRSPSADSRRLQYGDLRALNPIQGISGRPDRSFDLTLSGNMGGSYEWYIDGQAYPDADPLRVSTGDHVRIRMVNRSPVVHPMHLHGHFFQVGDAVKDTVRVPPRMGEVVLDFVADNPGDWLFHCHNIYHLEAGMARVLTYES, via the coding sequence ATGACTGGGGAGAAAACCTCGAAACGCCGGACGTTACTCCAGTCGCTGGGCAGTCTCGGCGTCGCGTCGCTCGCAGGTTGCGTGTCCGACTCCCTTCTGGGAAACGACGAGAACGGCGATCGGGGGCGTCGAGGCGCGACCGACGGCGAGGTCACGCCTCGACCTATCCCCTCCGGCCCGGCCGACGAGAACGTCCGACTCACCGCGAAGCAGGGGGCGGTCCAGCCCGGTGGCGACTCGGGAACCGAGACATGGCTGTACGACGAAAAGTTTCCCGGGCCGGAACTGCGAATTCCAGAGGGTAACGTGTTACAGGCGGACGTGACGAACCAGCTTCCCGAAGGGACGACAGTTCACTGGCACGGCATCCCCGTTCCGAACCCGATGGATGGCGTGCCGGACGTGACGCAGGACCCCATCTCGAACGACCAGACGGACACTTACAAGTACCGGGCCGAGCCGGCCGGAACCTACTTCTACCACAGCCACGTCGGCCTGCAGTTCGACCGCGCGCTCGTCGGTCCGCTGATCATCGAGGAAGAATCACCCCACGTCGAGTATGACCGTGAGTACACGGTTTTTCTCGACGACTACCTCGACGAGGCGCCCCGCCTGCCATCGAGTCTCCCTGGCGGCGGTCCCGGCGGTGACGGTGGCGGGCCCGGCGGTGGCGGTGGCGGTCCGGGCGATGGTGGCGGTCCCGGCGGTGGCGGCGGCGGTGGCGGTCCCGGTGGAATGGGCGGCAGGGACGGCAGGGGCGGGATGGGCGATCATCGACCGCCCTACGAGGGCATGCTGATGAACGGTCAGCTCCCGTCCGACGCGCCTACCTTCGAGCTAACGGAGGGCGAGCGCGTCCGGTTCCGGTTCGTCAACGGGAGCGGCGCGACGACGTTCCGCGTGCGACTGGCTGGCCACCGGTTCTCGGTCACGCACGCCGACGGTCGACCCGTCGAACCGGTCGCGGTCGATGCCTTCGACCTCGGGACAGGGGAGCGCTACGACGCAGTAGTTGAGGCCGACAGTCCGGGTTCGTGGGAACTCCGGGCGGACCCAGTAGACGGCGACGAAACCTCTGCCCTCGGCGTAGTCCAATACGGGGAGAGCCAGTCGGGGTCGCCCCGAAGTCCATCCGCGGACAGTCGCCGACTCCAGTACGGCGACCTCCGGGCGCTAAATCCAATTCAGGGGATCAGCGGGCGACCCGACCGGTCCTTCGACCTCACGCTGTCGGGCAACATGGGCGGAAGCTACGAGTGGTACATCGACGGGCAGGCCTACCCCGACGCTGACCCGCTCCGCGTGTCGACGGGTGACCATGTCCGCATCCGGATGGTCAACCGCAGCCCGGTCGTCCATCCGATGCACCTCCACGGTCACTTCTTCCAGGTGGGTGACGCCGTGAAGGACACCGTTCGCGTCCCGCCACGTATGGGCGAGGTCGTCCTCGACTTCGTGGCCGACAACCCTGGCGACTGGCTGTTCCACTGCCACAATATCTACCACCTCGAAGCCGGAATGGCCCGCGTCCTCACTTACGAGTCCTGA
- a CDS encoding SHOCT domain-containing protein, translated as MNGIQLIGQVHDRPDDQLIGVPFSLFLAELCFACITYGYGNYIVLMNASLLVFLQMGDGMGPGGWGFGYGFVGLAVMLLVFGTVVYLLARALGGGNSGGAADRSGTAARSRSPSDEDTALAELRERYARGEIDDEEFEKRAQRLRSDSNSVE; from the coding sequence GTGAACGGGATACAGCTAATCGGACAGGTTCACGACAGACCCGATGACCAGTTGATCGGCGTTCCTTTTTCACTCTTTCTTGCAGAATTGTGTTTTGCGTGCATTACTTACGGCTATGGCAACTATATCGTACTGATGAACGCCAGTTTGCTCGTGTTCCTTCAGATGGGGGACGGAATGGGGCCGGGAGGATGGGGATTCGGCTACGGATTCGTCGGCCTCGCCGTGATGTTGCTGGTCTTCGGCACGGTCGTCTACCTCCTTGCACGTGCCCTCGGCGGCGGAAACAGTGGGGGAGCTGCGGACCGAAGCGGGACCGCCGCCCGCAGTCGTTCGCCCAGTGACGAGGACACGGCGCTCGCCGAACTTCGGGAGCGGTACGCCCGCGGCGAGATCGACGACGAAGAGTTCGAAAAGCGCGCTCAGCGACTCCGCAGTGACTCCAATTCCGTCGAATGA
- a CDS encoding DUF2270 domain-containing protein: MSDSSSDEFDPTAPDQREIGREMVDDSTGLGSVMAHAYRGEIDRVGTWRQRLDETTTWAVTLMAAILTWAFSSTDNPHYILLIGIVVVTIFLSIEARRYRDYDVFRSRTRVIQENLFANALDPSEGVESHDWRAELSRDYRRPTLKVSLYEALANRLRSVYLALLSVLLVAWAFRITAFAPRQDWLTTAGIARIPGIAVVAVVGVFYVVLLGVTFWPHERHAKGEFREGDTDDWKETDR; the protein is encoded by the coding sequence ATGAGCGATTCGAGTAGTGACGAGTTCGACCCTACAGCACCAGACCAACGGGAGATTGGCCGCGAAATGGTTGACGACAGTACGGGACTCGGTTCGGTGATGGCTCACGCCTATCGCGGAGAGATAGACCGAGTGGGGACGTGGCGGCAGCGCCTTGACGAGACAACGACATGGGCGGTGACGCTGATGGCAGCAATTCTCACGTGGGCGTTTTCGAGTACCGATAACCCACACTATATTTTGCTGATCGGGATCGTTGTCGTCACCATCTTTCTGAGCATCGAAGCACGGCGGTACCGGGACTACGATGTCTTTCGCTCTCGTACTCGAGTCATCCAAGAGAACCTGTTCGCAAACGCCCTCGATCCGTCCGAGGGTGTCGAAAGTCACGACTGGCGAGCGGAACTGAGCAGGGACTATCGCAGGCCGACGCTGAAAGTCTCGTTATACGAAGCACTCGCAAACCGGCTTCGGAGTGTGTACCTTGCTCTGCTCAGTGTCCTATTGGTCGCATGGGCCTTCAGGATTACCGCGTTCGCACCGCGCCAAGACTGGCTGACAACCGCTGGAATCGCCCGTATCCCCGGGATTGCTGTGGTTGCCGTTGTGGGTGTGTTCTACGTCGTACTGCTGGGCGTCACCTTCTGGCCCCATGAGCGCCATGCCAAGGGTGAATTCCGGGAAGGGGATACGGACGACTGGAAAGAGACAGACCGGTAA
- a CDS encoding SPW repeat protein, whose amino-acid sequence MSNEHTDTDYDQPRDTDEYDPNPREDGKWLSALVALLGLWMIVQAVVFDLVATQFWSDVIIGAALLALGGYNYSRRADERFGNVAAAGLAALLGLWLIITPFVLGADSGVTETVNDAGFWNDILVGLAVTIIGAYSAYKARGRQSTSPRATTDR is encoded by the coding sequence ATGAGTAACGAACATACAGACACCGACTACGACCAACCACGGGATACGGACGAGTACGACCCGAATCCGCGTGAAGACGGAAAATGGCTCTCAGCACTCGTTGCCCTTCTCGGGTTGTGGATGATCGTGCAGGCAGTGGTTTTCGACCTCGTCGCAACCCAATTCTGGAGCGACGTCATCATCGGGGCGGCACTGCTCGCCCTCGGGGGATACAACTACAGTCGCCGCGCGGACGAGCGCTTCGGTAATGTCGCCGCCGCAGGACTTGCTGCACTCCTCGGGCTGTGGCTCATCATCACTCCGTTTGTACTCGGGGCTGACTCGGGAGTCACGGAAACGGTTAACGACGCCGGATTCTGGAATGACATCCTTGTCGGTCTCGCAGTGACCATCATCGGCGCGTACAGCGCCTATAAGGCCCGCGGCCGACAGTCAACCTCACCAAGAGCCACGACAGACCGATAA